TCGCGTTCGGCGTCAAGTCGGCCTTTCCCTTCCTCCACAACTGGTTGCAGGACGCCTACCCCAACGGCACCGTGACCGGAACGGTTTTCCTCTCGGCATTCACCACCAAGCTGGCGATCTACGCCCTTGCCCGCGGTTTTCCCGGCACCGAGATCCTGGTTCCGATGGGTGTCGTGATGACCCTCTTTCCGGTCTTCTATGCGGTGATCGAGAACGATCTCAGGAAGGTTCTCGCGTACAGCCTCAACAACCAGCTCGGTTACATGGTCGTCGGCATTGGTATAGGCACAGCATTGTCGCTGAATGGCACGACCTCGCACGCCTTCGCCCACATCCTGTACAAGGCGTTGCTCTTCATGACTATGGGGGCGGTGCTCTACCGCACGGGCACCATCAAGGCAACCGATCTTGGTGGGCTCTACAAATCGATGCCGGTGACGACCGTCTGCTGCATCATCGCAGCGGCATCGATCTCGGGCTTCCCCTTCTTTTCCGGATTCGTCACCAAGTCGATGGTGATTTCCGAGGTCGAACACCTGCACCTGACCTGGATTTTCCTCGGCCTGTTGGTGGCCTCGGCAGGTGTGATGGAGCACTCGGGGATCAAGATCCCCTACTTCGCCTTTTTCGCTCACGATTCGGGAATCCGAGTGAAGGAGGCTCCATGGAACATGCTGGTGGCGATGATTGCCAGTGCGATCCTGTGCATAGCGATCGGCGTCTACCCCGCACCCCTCTACGAGATCCTTCCGTTCCAGGGAGTCGACTACGCGCCCTACACGGCCGGGCACGTGCTGACATCGTTCCAGCTTCTGATCTTCGCAATTCTCGCTTTCGCGGTCCTCGTACGTACCGGCATCTATCCGCCCGAGAAGCGGGGCATCAACCTCGACTTCGACTGGACCTATCGAAAAGCGCTCCCTGCGCTGATCGGTCGTATTGCTCGCCTCGGCGGTGCGGTGGGCGAGCAGTTGCGGGATTTCCTCTCGTCCCAACTCGAAAAGGCCTACCGGGTGATCTACCGTTTCCATGGCCCGACCGGGGTCTTTGCCCGCACCTGGACGACGGGTGCGATCGCCTTCTGGGCGGTGCTCGGACTCTTCGGCTTCTTGCTGCTCTACCTATGGGAGCGGTGAGGATTTCTGTAGGCGTTTCGCGATGAGAATCAGGGCAGCCATGGAACCCAGGTTGGGAGCAGCGTCGAGAGCGCTTCTACCCTATCTGGCCGTCTCCCTGCTCGTGGGCTTGACGTTGGCAGTTGCGATGACGGTGGCTAACTGGGAGAACCTGGGATGGTGCGGCGCTCTCGAGATGACAGGCGTGATGTTGTGGGTGAGCTTTGTGTTCAACGCCTTTCTCATGGTCCCAGTCGCACTGTCGTGGTGGATCCTCGTGATGAAGTGGCGCCCGGTTTTTTCAGGTCACTGGGCGACCTTCAGCCTAGCGGCTCTGATCGGCCTGGATCTCACATGGGTTCTCTGGAACCGGTTGGCAATGGTTCATCAATGGGCGTCGGTCAGGCCCTTCATCACCCATACGGGAATCGTCCAGTCGCTGGTGCTGGTCGCAGTTCTCGGGTTGCTGGTCGCGATTCCGTTTCTCCGGTTGCACGGAAGACCGAGGTCGGCATTGACGGCGAGCGTTGTCATCCTGCTCTCGGTCGTGATTGTCCTCATCTGGAACAGTTGGGAGGAGCGGCGAGAACGGCGTTACTCCCTGCAGAGAATTGCCAGTGCAGCCGGTATCTCAGATGTACCGGACGCGGTCGGCGTCCCAAAGCCTGCGAACGGCAAACTGGTCGTGCTCGGACTGGACGGTTTGTCGTGGAACGTCATGGTGCCGCTGCTGGACTCTGGAATGCTCCCAGCCCTGTCGTTTCTGATCCGACGAGGCGCCTTCGGTTATCTGGACAACGGCGACCAATCGCTGTCCCCGATCGTGTGGACCTCGATCTTCACTGGCCGGTCGCCGCAGAACCACGGAATCGATGGGTATCGAAAGCTCAACCTTCCCGTGTCCCGCCGTTCGGCCCTCGATCTGTTGTTGATCCCGCCGTCGATTGACAGTTTTTACGGCATCTCACACCTACTCAAGCGATTGCCATCGGCCGGTCTGTGGTGGTTCTCACACGCCGGGTCGAACGACCGCAAGGTGCCTGCGTTGTGGGAGATCGCTTCAATCTTCGGCCGCACCGTAGTCGTCGTCGACCCTTTGGCAAACCTTCCGGTGAAACCACTGAACGGCGCGGCGATCGACTTTCGGAGGACAAAGGACGCGTCGATCGCCACGTGCTATCCGGCGGATCTCTCGAAGAGATGGGAGATCAGGCCGATCCCACTAGCCACCGGTGCGACGGATGCCTCCTACAATCGGCTCGTAGATCGCGTGCTCTCAGGGCTCGACATTACGGTCGAGCTTGCGGGTGAGTACGATCCGGACCTGCTGGTCTACTACACCAACCTCCCCGACACCGTTTCACACATGAATTGGGACTTCTTCGCGCGTGACCGGTTCTTCCTCACTGATCTTCCCATCGACCTCACTGACGGCGGTTGGGAAAGCCTGGTGAGGAGCAACCTGGAGGACCGAACCTTTCGTGCCTACGTCCAGACCGATGCCATCGTCGGGCGCTTCATCGAGACCTACCCCGACGCCACGTACGTGATTGTTTCCGATCACGGTTGGACCTTCTCTGGTTACGAGCACTTCGGTTCCCCGGATGGGACCTTCATCGTTTCGGGTCCGGGCGTGCGGTCAGGCACGGGATTGTCCGGAATTTCGATCGTCGACGTCACGCCGACAGTTTTGGCCGCGATGGGAGTCCCATTATCGCGGGAGCTGGAGGGCACCGTTGTTCGCGAGGCTTGGCACACGGCGCCCGACGTGGTATCCGTCGAGCGGTATCCGCAACCCGAGAATGACGGGACCGGCGCGGTCGAGCTGAGTGGCGAGGAGCTCGAAAGGCTGCGATGGTTGGGCTATCTGGAGTGATTCCTCACGAGGCGCAAATGTGGCAATTTGAAGGAATTCCGGCGAAGGCGGTTGTTTGGATCCCGATCCGGGGTTAACCTCTCATATTGAAGATCTTTCGTGTCGTGAGGTGGAGCGGACCGCCGAAGGTGTTTTACGGTCGGGTATTTCCGCGGAATACAGTCCGCCCAGCGGATGATTCACCTACCGAAGGAGAAGTCCGAATTGAGCAGCTCCAACATACCTTCCTTCCACAAACTCTCAGTAGCGGAGCGGGTTCGTGCTGCCCGAGACCGCGGATTACTGTCGTCCCAGGATTACAAGGCTTTGATCGCCGGCCGCAACGTGCTCGATGTCACCAACGCGGACAACATGATCGAGAACGTCATCGGTGTCATGGGCCTGCCGGTCGGCCTCGGACTGAACTTCCTGGTCAATGGGCGAGACTATGTGGTGCCGCTGGCGGTCGAGGAGCCGTCGATCGTTGCGGGGCTCTCATTTGCCGCAAAAACAGCGCGGGCGGCCGGTGGTTTCACGACCTCGAGCACCGAACCAATTCTGATCGGCCAGATTCAGCTGGTCGACGTTCCGCATCCGACCAAGGCAAGGCAACAACTCGAGCGGCGTAAGGAGGATGTGCTCAACCTGGCCAACAGCCT
The nucleotide sequence above comes from Acidobacteriota bacterium. Encoded proteins:
- a CDS encoding Na(+)/H(+) antiporter subunit D gives rise to the protein MIEAFPPGLVLILGSLLIPLVQKRLQPFVAVLLPVLGFAQLLMLEPGVSHQITIFNYDLTMVRIDRLSLVFGYIFHLAAFLSAIYALHVKDTVQHVAAMIYVGSAVGAVFAGDLITLFINWEITAISSVFLIWASRTEAAYRSGMRYLVIQVGSGVLLLAGIIVHASRTGSIAFGKLIGEDGLLSSASPGVVLIFVAFGVKSAFPFLHNWLQDAYPNGTVTGTVFLSAFTTKLAIYALARGFPGTEILVPMGVVMTLFPVFYAVIENDLRKVLAYSLNNQLGYMVVGIGIGTALSLNGTTSHAFAHILYKALLFMTMGAVLYRTGTIKATDLGGLYKSMPVTTVCCIIAAASISGFPFFSGFVTKSMVISEVEHLHLTWIFLGLLVASAGVMEHSGIKIPYFAFFAHDSGIRVKEAPWNMLVAMIASAILCIAIGVYPAPLYEILPFQGVDYAPYTAGHVLTSFQLLIFAILAFAVLVRTGIYPPEKRGINLDFDWTYRKALPALIGRIARLGGAVGEQLRDFLSSQLEKAYRVIYRFHGPTGVFARTWTTGAIAFWAVLGLFGFLLLYLWER
- a CDS encoding alkaline phosphatase family protein, whose product is MEPRLGAASRALLPYLAVSLLVGLTLAVAMTVANWENLGWCGALEMTGVMLWVSFVFNAFLMVPVALSWWILVMKWRPVFSGHWATFSLAALIGLDLTWVLWNRLAMVHQWASVRPFITHTGIVQSLVLVAVLGLLVAIPFLRLHGRPRSALTASVVILLSVVIVLIWNSWEERRERRYSLQRIASAAGISDVPDAVGVPKPANGKLVVLGLDGLSWNVMVPLLDSGMLPALSFLIRRGAFGYLDNGDQSLSPIVWTSIFTGRSPQNHGIDGYRKLNLPVSRRSALDLLLIPPSIDSFYGISHLLKRLPSAGLWWFSHAGSNDRKVPALWEIASIFGRTVVVVDPLANLPVKPLNGAAIDFRRTKDASIATCYPADLSKRWEIRPIPLATGATDASYNRLVDRVLSGLDITVELAGEYDPDLLVYYTNLPDTVSHMNWDFFARDRFFLTDLPIDLTDGGWESLVRSNLEDRTFRAYVQTDAIVGRFIETYPDATYVIVSDHGWTFSGYEHFGSPDGTFIVSGPGVRSGTGLSGISIVDVTPTVLAAMGVPLSRELEGTVVREAWHTAPDVVSVERYPQPENDGTGAVELSGEELERLRWLGYLE